A stretch of Stegostoma tigrinum isolate sSteTig4 chromosome 23, sSteTig4.hap1, whole genome shotgun sequence DNA encodes these proteins:
- the zgc:113333 gene encoding beta-N-acetylhexosaminidase produces the protein MPGRRERGLLLNMARINCMTVLRFLVLLILVIMGLKMYPIFKTKHLDTPAKDSFWNKRRGAITPNQKLEQEVIQTVQQVKEIIKTEVQAKTRKQKDYGISGMRIVHLDLKGAAPKLTYLQQIFPLLASIGVNGILMEYEDMFPYHDELEILKSTYAFSSADIDKIQQIAESNNLEIIPLIQTFGHMEFVLKHDKYRNLREVQKYPNSLNPHLAGSLILVKKMLSQVLDKHSKSGWIHIGADEVFNLGESTESKQWINEQRGDIGKIFLDHIKQLGSFVVNKYPGIKLIMWDDMMRKTNKERIIESGITEHITPMVWFYHPDFSIDQVETLLSKYVDSGFKSVWFASAFKGASGVSQNWTPIKFHLDNHLRWLQVIKSISKFSSLRFQGLALTGWQRYDHFSTLCELLPVAIPSLVVCMQTVTHGSFTENVKTKSQQLLGFKNIDLEKNLSEGEGTFAGAEVYQMVRWITQNLKSEVTSVIENNSEIKGWFSCYNRKHQFANPRNMEHFGSELHRVHKRWEEYLGNFRAQMENIYFPDTVEEWMAVNVNLYMDPLRELVKDYKEIMALMAVPKQH, from the exons GATTACTATTGAACATGGCAAGGATAAACTGCATGACTGTATTGCGTTTCCTAGTTTTGTTGATTTTAGTAATAATGGGTTTGAAGATGTATCCAATATTCAA AACAAAGCACTTGGACACTCCTGCAAAAGATAGCTTTTGGAATAAACGTAGAGGAGCCATTACACCTAACCAAAAACTGGAACAAGAAGTAATCCAAACTGTACAGCAGGTAAAAGAAATCATAAAAACAGAGGTGCAAGCAAAGACTCGGAAACAGAAGGATTACGGCATTTCAGGGATGAGAATTGTGCACTTGGACCTCAAAGGTGCGGCACCAAAACTTACATACTTGCAACAG ATTTTTCCACTTCTGGCGAGCATCGGGGTCAATGGTATACTAATGGAGTATGAGGATATGTTTCCTTACCATGACGAACTTGAAATTCTGAAATCCACCTATGCATTCAG TTCTGCTGATATTGACAAGATCCAACAGATAGCTGAGAGCAATAATTTGGAAATTATTCCCTTAATTCAAACCTTTGGGCACATGGAG TTCGTTCTCAAGCATGATAAATATCGGAACCTCAGAGAGGTACAGAAATATCCCAATAGCCTGAATCCCCATTTGGCTGGCTCTCTGATTCTGGTGAAGAAGATGCTGTCTCAAGTACTTGACAAACATAGCAAATCTGGCTGGATCCACATAGGAGCTGATGAG gtttTTAATCTTGGAGAAAGTACTGAATCCAAACAGTGGATCAACGAACAACGAGGAGACATTGGAAAGATATTCTTGGATCATATAAAGCAACTTGGGAGTTTCGTGGTCAACAAATATCCTGGAATTAAGCTCATCATGTGGGATGATATGATGCGAAAGACTAATAAGGAAAGAATCATTG AATCTGGTATAACCGAACATATTACCCCAATGGTGTGGTTCTATCATCCAGACTTTAGCATTGACCAAGTAG agaCATTACTTTCCAAGTACGTGGACAGTGGATTCAAGAGTGTCTGGTTTGCAAGTGCCTTTAAAGGTGCATCGGGTGTTAGCCAGAATTGGACACCCATCAAGTTCCACCTGGACAATCACCTCCGGTGGCTGCAGGTGATTAAATCCATCTCAAAGTTCTCATCTCTCCGCTTTCAAGGCTTGGCATTAACAGGCTGGCAAAG GTACGATCATTTCTCAACTCTGTGTGAGCTGCTGCCAGTTGCAATTCCATCCCTGGTGGTCTGCATGCAAACTGTGACACATG GTTCTTTCACGGAGAACGTGAAAACCAAATCACAGCAGCTTTTGGGATTTAAAAATATTGACCTAGAAAAAAACTTGAG TGAAGGTGAAGGCACATTTGCAGGAGCTGAGGTTTATCAAATGGTTCGTTGGATTACTCAAAATCTGAAATCTGAAGTAACTTCTGTTATAGAAAATAACAG TGAAATCAAAGGCTGGTTCAGTTGCTACAACAGGAAACACCAATTTGCAAATCCTCGCAACATGGAGCATTTTGGCAGTGAATTACACAG AGTTCACAAACGGTGGGAAGAGTACTTGGGAAACTTTCGTGcacagatggaaaatatttacTTTCCCGACACTGTGGAGGAATGGATGGCAGTGAATGTGAACTTGTACATGGACCCGCTTAGGGAACTTGTTAAGGACTATAAGGAAATTATGGCACTAATGGCTGTGCCGAAACAACATTAG